The region CTTTTTTTCATTATCCAGGGATTTAAAATTTTCTTCGGTTTTCCTCATACCACCATTTTGGTTGGTACTCTTCTTTTATCAAACCAAATTTCTCGATAGCGTGTGTTTTTATATGCATTATCACTTCTTCGGGAGAATCGGTCATAAATAGCAACTCCATATCCTCTGCACTGATACTTTCATTTCTGGCCATTACCTGAATATGTTCACATAATTCTTTGTGGTATTTGGTATCAAAAATTACTACAGGAAAATTTTGGATCATTTTGGTCTGTATTAGGGTAATAGCCTCAAAAAGTTCATCTAAAGTGCCCATTCCTCCCGGCATAACCACAAAAGCATAGGAGTATTTCATCAATAAAAATTTTCTAACAAAGAAATATGGGATATCAATCCACTTATGTAAGTAAGGATTAGGTTTTTGCTCGAATGGCAAAATAATATTAACCCCCACCGAATACCCCCCGGCTTCATAAGCTCCTTTATTGGCGGCTTCCATAATCCCCGGGCCGCCACCGGTCATGATGGCAAAGCCTAATTTAGAAAGTTCGGCTCCAATTTTTTCTGCATCTTTATAATGCCTGGAATCTGGTTTAAACCTAGCGGAACCAAATACAGTAACACAAGGCCCTATAAAGTGCATTTTACGGAAACCCTTGATAAAACTGAAAAACACCCTTATTGCAAAACCCAACTCTTTAAACCTTGATCTGGGACCTTTAAGCGATGAAGATTCGCTTTTTGTCAAATGATATTTTGTATCGTTTTCCATTAGTTTGTTTTTTTATAGCTCCACACGGCCAGCCCATTCATCACTATTGCATATAAAACGGTTTTCCAAAATTGTGGTAAAATATCTTTTAAGCCCGAGCCCTTTAGCAATACCATCCGTACAATTTCCACAAAGTATTTTATAGGGTTGAATTCAGTAATTATCTGCGCCCATTTGGGCATGCTTTCTATAGGTGTAAATAATCCACTCATTAAAATGAAAATCACCACAAAAAACCAGGCGATAAACATAGCTTGTTGTTGCGTATCTGTAAAATTGGAGATAAACAAACCCATTCCCAAAATCACTAAAATATAAACAGAAGTGTAGGCATAAAGCAGAAATATACTCCCAATCATTGGTGTGTAAAAAATGACTTTTGCGAGTATTAAACCTATGGTTAATAAACCCATTCCAATAACCCAAAAAGGAAAAAGTTTGCCGATGATA is a window of Salegentibacter salegens DNA encoding:
- a CDS encoding LOG family protein, producing the protein MENDTKYHLTKSESSSLKGPRSRFKELGFAIRVFFSFIKGFRKMHFIGPCVTVFGSARFKPDSRHYKDAEKIGAELSKLGFAIMTGGGPGIMEAANKGAYEAGGYSVGVNIILPFEQKPNPYLHKWIDIPYFFVRKFLLMKYSYAFVVMPGGMGTLDELFEAITLIQTKMIQNFPVVIFDTKYHKELCEHIQVMARNESISAEDMELLFMTDSPEEVIMHIKTHAIEKFGLIKEEYQPKWWYEENRRKF